In the genome of Xyrauchen texanus isolate HMW12.3.18 chromosome 33, RBS_HiC_50CHRs, whole genome shotgun sequence, one region contains:
- the LOC127626702 gene encoding dynein axonemal intermediate chain 2-like produces the protein MEIMYVYTKKCCEFGHPCNFSESAVLHVDIPPNPSLEANFIEEDLCIVGTQCSQKMSEHEVNTNSMESVSQGINHVEGGWPKSVNAENLDVTNRYKKKVEKDEHYQNSIQHLASLIDHCIKQNNATDIYQEYFEDEEVVEETEEQQTAKFINVFRDPNKVKRTATCLSWHPNSNHKLAVAYSCLEFQRAPKDMSFDSYIWDIENPCKPEMTLKPVSPLVCLEYNPKDSHILVGGSYNGQIVYWDTRSGSHPVEMSAIEHSHRNPVYKVIWLHSTGDTFSASTDGQVLWWDIRKMSEPIDRLVLDPNKKGNLEDALGAISMDFETTMPTKFMVGTEQGLVVTCNLKAQTPADKIACTYSSHHGPIYALQRNPFYPKCFLTVADWTARIWSEDIKGSSIMSTKYHKSSLLDGCWSPVRPSVFFTVKMDGTLDAWDLLLKQKNPTLSLKVCYEALYSIRVQDKGRFLGCGSRLGTVTMLEMTPGLCTLQRNEKGLVSELFERETKRGKILESKQREMFLKERSLSEQSKEVGGKLGDEEESEEELLALAEREFFEIVESCKGKDEENKREKVEDRGC, from the exons ATGGAGATTATGTACGTGTACACAAAAAAGTGCTGTGAGTTTGGCCACCCTTGTAACTTTTCAGAAAGTGCTGTGCTTCATGTGGACATTCCGCCTAACCCCTCATTGGAGGCCAACTTTATTGAGGAGGATCTATGTATTGTTGGCACCCAGTGCTCACAGAAAATGTCTGAGCATGAG GTTAACACAAACAGCATGGAATCTGTGTCACAAGGAATAAACCATGTTGAGGGGGGGTGGCCGAAAAGTGTCAACGCAGAGAACCTGGATGTGACAAACCGCTACAAAAAGAAGGTGGAGAAGGATGAGCATTATCAGAACAGTATCCAGCATCTTGCAAGC CTCATCGATCACTGTATTAAGCAGAACAATGCCACTGACATCTACCAGGAGTATTTTGAGGATGAAGAGGTTGTTGAGGAAACAGAAGAACAGCAAACAGCTAAGTTCATCAATGTTTTCAG AGACCCAAATAAAGTGAAGCGCACAGCCACCTGTTTGTCCTGGCACCCAAATAGTAACCATAAGCTTGCTGTTGCCTACTCTTGCCTGGAGTTTCAGAGAGCACCCAAAGACATGAGCTTCGACTCCTACATTTGGGACATTG AAAACCCCTGTAAACCAGAGATGACTCTGAAACCTGTTTCTCCGCTTGTTTGTCTGGAGTACAACCCCAAAGATTCTCACATCCTTGTTGGGGGAAGCTACAATGGTCAAATTG TCTATTGGGACACTCGGAGCGGCAGCCATCCAGTAGAGATGTCCGCCATTGAGCACAGCCATAGAAACCCTGTGTACAAAGTCATCTGGCTGCATTCGACAGGGGACACTTTCTCAGCTTCTACAGATGGACAG GTACTGTGGTGGGACATTCGTAAGATGAGTGAGCCCATCGATAGACTCGTGCTGGATCCTAATAAGAAGGGGAATCTTGAAGATGCCCTTGGTGCAATCTCAATGGATTTTGAGACAACTATG CCCACAAAGTTCATGGTTGGCACAGAGCAGGGTCTTGTGGTCACATGCAATCTCAAGGCACAAACCCCAGCTGACAAGATTGCATGCACATACAGCAGCCACCATGGCCCCATTTACGCCCTGCAGAGGAACCCCTTCTATCCTAAGTGCTTCCTGACCGTGGCTGACTGGACTGCTCGCATCTGGTCAGAGGACATCAAGGGGTCATCCATCATGTCTACTAA GTATCACAAGTCCTCTTTGTTAGATGGCTGTTGGAGCCCAGTCAGACCCTCAGTCTTCTTCACGGTGAAGATGGATGGCACACTGGATGCGTGGGACCTGCTGCTTAAACAGAAAAACCCCACACTCAGCCTCAAA GTTTGTTATGAAGCTCTGTACAGCATCCGGGTGCAAGATAAAGGGCGTTTTCTGGGCTGTGGCTCTCGGCTGGGAACCGTCACAATGCTGGAGATGACTCCAGGTCTGTGCACACTGCAGAGGAACGAGAAGGGCCTGGTCTCAGAG CTGTTTGAACGTGAGACCAAGCGAGGGAAGATTCTGGAATCTAAGCAAAGGGAGATGTTTCTGAAGGAACGCAGCCTCTCTGAACAGAGCAAAGAAGTTGGGGGGAAATTGGGAGATGAGGAGGAGAGTGAAGAGGAACTGCTGGCCCTTGCAGAGAGGGAGTTCTTTGAGATTGTGGAATCCTGTAAAGGAAAAGATGAGGAGAACAAAAGAGAGAAGGTTGAGGATAGGGGATGTTAA